ATACAATTGGTTTCCGACATACCTTTTCGAAGCCTTGAGTACCTTTAACTGGATGACTTGGATAAAGCCAGATAACTTCAGTCTTGCAACTGTCACCGGTGGGATTAATGGCGTGGGACTGAACCCAATTTCGACTTTCGATTGGACGAACATTGGAACGAGCAGCCTTTACCTCCCGTTCAGAGTAACACTGACTACGTATTTGGGAGGCCTACTTGCAGCACTAGTCACTCTTGGCGTCTATTATATGAATTACAGAGAATGCCAGTTTCTTCCAATATTCACGCAAAGCTTATATAATAACAGAGCAACATCGTACCGGGTAGAAGAAATACTGACTGAAGATCGAAAGCTCGACGAGCAGAAGTTCCAGAAATATGGATTTCCATACTATACTGCAGGTAACATTGTGGCATATGGGTGTTTTATGTGCGTTTACACCGCTCTTGTAGTGACATCCATTCTGCAGCAGGGGGCATTTTATGGACGGGTGTATAAAACTTGGATCCTAGATTTATGGTCGCTGAGAAAGCCGAGCTCATGGCGTGCAGTGTTCAGTAATGATAAGCACGTGCTAGACGATTTCCACGATTCACACAGTCGGATGATGAGGAAATACAAAGAGGTACCTGAATGGTGGTACATGACTATATTCATAGTTTCAATTGTAATTGGAATCATTGTGGTGAAAGTATTCAAAACAAATACACCTGTGTGGGGATTATTTCTAGCAGTAGCTTTAAATTTTGTTCTGTTACTTCCAATCACGTTACTACAAGCGACGCGCGGTGTTACTATAGGACTGAACCTGTTGCTGCAGATGATAAGTGGCCTGGCACTACCGGGAAATCCCTATGCTCTAATGTTTATCAAGGCCTTTGGGTATAATATTGATGGCCAAGCTGATAACTATCTTGGCAATATGAAGTTGGCACATTACGCAAAGATACCACCCGTTCCACTATTTCGGGGACAGCTTTTAATGGTTCTGATACAGATCTTTGTGAATCTTGGCGTTATCAATTGGCAACTTCATAATATTGAGAACTATTGCGATCCTAAGCAGCGGTTCAAGTTTACGTGTCCGGGAATTAGAACATACTTCAATGCTTCTGTTATGTGGGGTGCTATTGGGCCAAAGAGAATTTTTGAACATGTCTATCCTATCATGAAATGGTGCTGGTTAATTGGGGCGTGCGTAGGATTGTTCTTCGGACTATGGAAAAAGCTCAGTATCATGTACAAAAAGATACCCTACCCTGACCGGTTTAGTCCGGTAATATTTATCATTGGAATGCTTTCTTTTGGTCCTCCCTACAATTTGCAGTATACTACCTCTGGTCTCTATGTGGGCTTCATTTCTATGTGTTACATGAAAAGATACCACCTTCGCGTATGGGAAAGATATAACTATGTCGTTGCTGCTGGTATCTCCTGTGGTTTAGTGTTTTCTGCTATCGTGATGTTCTTCACCGTTCAATGGAAGGGTGTCGAAATATCATGGTGGGGGAATACGGTTTCATATGCGGGTCTTGATTACGCTCGGGTACCGCTTCTCAATGTGACTGAAACAGAGAGAGGATACTTTGGACCAGAACTTGGCCAAATTCCTGGGTAGCATAAGCGTGTCCTCTTACACACTGTTCCTGCCTCGTGTCAATGCTGTAATTTGATATGGCTTCATATTTATTTTTGGATGTCCTTAATTAAACGTTAAATTTGCACATATATTGGGTACAGCTCCTGTTTCTGTATCGATATGGATGCCTTAATGAAAATATCTATTAAATAATGCCCGTTTCTTCAGCTGTATCTCTGAAGAACGCCGAAGTGAAGTTAGTTACTTTGCTAGATACCCGTACGAAAATGGAAAACGGGTACTATAATCACAGCACTACCTTGCATTGATGACTGGACTAGAAGACATACATATTACAACTCTACTACGCAGTTTTCAGGTCCAGTGTCCCATAGTGTATGGGTGTACCGATATTGCTGGGGTAGGAATAGAGATGGATCATTTATTACGAGCGGAGGAAACCGGCAGCTATCGGCGGCTTCAAAGGAGGAGGGTTTCCTTAAATGAATTTTTAGACATGCAACCCCTAATTGCTGCACTTCGGAATAGTGTTTCCTTCTATGATACTATCCTAATCTGGTAGTTTTGTGCCGTAGGTCAAAACTAGGGCGATCCACTCATAGGTCCCGGAAGTCAATCTGCGTTGGAATGAATTTTAGGAGTGGATGTGCGAATATCTCTGGGAAAACAGCACTCTGCTTCTGTAGGCGGTCCCCAAATACAGATGAGATCGCACTGCAAAGCATGGGTTCTCAGCGCTTAGACATCCAAACTTAACCAGCAGGCAGGCAGGTACTTAAACTACTCACTTCCCAACTCTCGAAGCGATTTTTTACTAGTTGTAAGGATACGAGGTAGCATGTGTTTCTACTTTGTTAAAGCTCCTCTGTTCAGCGTGCCCGAGCAGCAATGTGTATTTCTCGCGATCTTATGTAGTGTATATAGCATTATTTTGTCAGCCCACAAGGCTGACGGTGGAAAGTATAAAGCTGCAACAGACTCCCATAACAAAATCGCTTTGTACTACGGATACAAAGAGTATCATGCTTGATAAGAATCTTATGCAGTTTGATGTAACCAAAATGTAACAAATGCAGAACAGTATGGAAAGCAATCTTACCACAGTAGCGAATAGCAGTCCCACAAGTACGTAAGCGTACAGTCCAGACTTGCCAGAAACTTCACTTAGAACCGAGGCCGGGTATGCAATGATAAACAAGAATACTTGCAAAAGTAAGTGAATGAATAAGATGCCAGCAACAGCCATCTTGATGATTTTTAGGTTATGAACCACTCTAGCGCGTTTCAGGGAAAAAGACTCGTTCTCTAACATAGCATCATTGTCGGGCTCATCGAAATAAGCTCCCAAAGACAACTCCATTGCTCTCTCTTCAGCCAGCACATATTTGCAGATCAGTATGAAGTTTGCAGCTACCGGAACCCAAGCTACAATCGAGTACAATACACAGGCCTCCCAAATAAAATATTTTGCAATAGCATCCAGAGACCAAGACTTAACTGATGGAAAGAAGTTTAATAAGCAACCACTAACATATAGTAACTCTGGATCAAATATTATCAGGTATATTGAACATAGTGCCAAAGCTGTGAACTTCCATCCATTCATCAGGCGCCCAGCCGGCGCTATGGTCTGTGCCATTAACTCAAAAGAATAGCAATTGAGGATTGCATAATTTTTGAGGTTAGCAAGGAGCTTCTCCGAATCTTCCTCTTTGAATAGTTGCACGGCTCTGGCCAAAACGCAGTTACAGAAAGCAACATGGCAGACGTAGCAGAATAGCCAGCATATGGCCGTTCTGTACCGGTATCGTTTCAGAGCAGTATCGTTTACTGCATCAACCTTATGCCCTTCGATGGAGGTCTTGCTCTCTGTATCGCGCAGCATCTCAGCGACTACGTGGCAGCGGGCTAGCGTAAATAGTGGATTCAGCCGGCAGTTTTTATGGCGAACGAGGGGTGACTGCTGCGCCAGGAAACGCACGATGGTGCCGGTGCACGAATGGCTGCAGGTCCGCCTCTCCAAGTCTTTCTCGTTGGTGCTTGGCCGGAGCCCCCAGACGTGTACGCAGGCACCCCACCACAAGACCTCAGAGAAGGGAGCCAGCATGGCGATCCGGAC
This is a stretch of genomic DNA from Eremothecium gossypii ATCC 10895 chromosome VI, complete sequence. It encodes these proteins:
- a CDS encoding AFR757Wp (Non-syntenic homolog of Saccharomyces cerevisiae YPR194C (OPT2)) — translated: MEKLSGEFKGSPPYFNEDKDSSSLSPSLPSQDDKKYKYNVSADAQETKEVLTEDQLIYITTRMGYEHATDLEHIPESVRYLESKLADLDVEKCCEIIDVHIKEHDQDPNLSTEDWNDLVRFSKRDFDPKNPQQVFELKVVAAIFHYYSPYVEVRAVASPVDDPTIPVETFRAYFLATLWVVIGSGFNMFFAQRQPAISLGVFAVQMLVYPCAVLWVRVMPCWGFKVFGRRIALNIESQWSEKEQMFVTLLYSITNGAFYSEYNIVTQQIHYKSPMSYAYQFLLSFSLQFLGFGLAGIMRRYVVYPSIALWPSSMTTIALNKALLSSDHSNGIGRKKMFYITATAIFVYNWFPTYLFEALSTFNWMTWIKPDNFSLATVTGGINGVGLNPISTFDWTNIGTSSLYLPFRVTLTTYLGGLLAALVTLGVYYMNYRECQFLPIFTQSLYNNRATSYRVEEILTEDRKLDEQKFQKYGFPYYTAGNIVAYGCFMCVYTALVVTSILQQGAFYGRVYKTWILDLWSLRKPSSWRAVFSNDKHVLDDFHDSHSRMMRKYKEVPEWWYMTIFIVSIVIGIIVVKVFKTNTPVWGLFLAVALNFVLLLPITLLQATRGVTIGLNLLLQMISGLALPGNPYALMFIKAFGYNIDGQADNYLGNMKLAHYAKIPPVPLFRGQLLMVLIQIFVNLGVINWQLHNIENYCDPKQRFKFTCPGIRTYFNASVMWGAIGPKRIFEHVYPIMKWCWLIGACVGLFFGLWKKLSIMYKKIPYPDRFSPVIFIIGMLSFGPPYNLQYTTSGLYVGFISMCYMKRYHLRVWERYNYVVAAGISCGLVFSAIVMFFTVQWKGVEISWWGNTVSYAGLDYARVPLLNVTETERGYFGPELGQIPG
- a CDS encoding AFR758Cp (NOHBY677; No homolog in Saccharomyces cerevisiae; Similar to Ashbya gossypii AGL368W and AGL369W), whose translation is MLAPFSEVLWWGACVHVWGLRPSTNEKDLERRTCSHSCTGTIVRFLAQQSPLVRHKNCRLNPLFTLARCHVVAEMLRDTESKTSIEGHKVDAVNDTALKRYRYRTAICWLFCYVCHVAFCNCVLARAVQLFKEEDSEKLLANLKNYAILNCYSFELMAQTIAPAGRLMNGWKFTALALCSIYLIIFDPELLYVSGCLLNFFPSVKSWSLDAIAKYFIWEACVLYSIVAWVPVAANFILICKYVLAEERAMELSLGAYFDEPDNDAMLENESFSLKRARVVHNLKIIKMAVAGILFIHLLLQVFLFIIAYPASVLSEVSGKSGLYAYVLVGLLFATVVRLLSILFCICYILVTSNCIRFLSSMILFVSVVQSDFVMGVCCSFILSTVSLVG